A single genomic interval of Arachis duranensis cultivar V14167 chromosome 7, aradu.V14167.gnm2.J7QH, whole genome shotgun sequence harbors:
- the LOC107496229 gene encoding cytochrome b561 and DOMON domain-containing protein At3g61750 isoform X3 has translation MRYTKNGDITTIILSAPYTVGWVGIGFSRNSSMVGSSAMVGWINKHGHTKIKQFYLKGKKQSEVIAGKGELPLNTVSPAVATNGAEIYLAFQLKTEIPYGKQPILLAFSTKTPQNHHLSNHDDRTSIIFDFSSVAGPQDPASDGLIQMRRNHGIVGIIGWGLILPVGAIVARYLRHKDPLWFYLHSVIQFVGFAFTLGTVLLGIQLYNNMHAHIPAHRGIGIFVLVLTILQILAFFLRPNKDSKYRNLWNLYHSWSGRMALFFASLNIVLGMQAAGAGSDWKIGYGFLVSIIIIAIVVLEVLAYLKRSEKRSLHASFQMDSVPDPSFPNNFSKG, from the exons ATGAGG TACACCAAGAATGGTGATATCACAACTATCATACTATCTGCTCCCTACACCGTTGGGTGGGTGGGAATTGGATTTTCCAGAAATAGTTCCATGGTTGGTTCAAGCGCAATGGTGGGATGGATTAACAAGCATGGTCACACTAAAATCAAGCAGTTTTATCTAAAGGGTAAGAAGCAATCAGAAGTCATAGCAGGCAAAGGCGAACTACCTCTAAATACTGTGTCTCCTGCTGTTGCCACAAATGGAGCTGAAATTTATTTGGCATTTCAGCTTAAAACGGAGATTCCATATGGAAAGCAGCCGATTTTATTGGCCTTTAGTACTAAGACTCCACAAAATCACCACCTCTCAAACCATGATGACAGAACATCCATCATATTTGATTTTTCTTCAG TGGCAGGTCCACAAGATCCAGCATCAGATGGGTTGATTCAGATGAGGAGGAACCATGGAATAGTGGGAATAATAGGATGGGGACTAATCCTTCCAGTAGGGGCAATTGTTGCCAGATACTTGAGGCACAAAGATCCCCTTTGGTTTTATCTCCATTCAGTTATTCAGTTTGTTGGATTTGCATTTACACTAGGCACAGTCCTTCTTGGAATACAGCTCTACAACAACATGCATGCTCACATACCAGCTCACAGAGGAATAGGCATCTTTGTCCTTGTGCTAACTATTCTTCAG ATACTGGCCTTCTTCTTGAGGCCAAACAAGGATTCCAAGTATCGGAATCTTTGGAATTTGTACCACAGTTGGTCTGGAAGAATGGCACTTTTCTTTGCATCCTTGAACATAGTACTGGGAATGCAAGCGGCTGGGGCAGGGAGTGATTGGAAGATAGGTTATGGATTCCTTGTTAGTATCATAATCATTGCAATTGTGGTTTTGGAAGTATTGGCATATTTGAAAAGGTCAGAGAAGCGTTCACTTCATGCGAGTTTCCAAATGGACTCAGTTCCAGATCCTTCCTTTCCAAATAACTTTTCCAAAG GGTGA
- the LOC107496229 gene encoding cytochrome b561 and DOMON domain-containing protein At3g61750 isoform X4 — protein MVGSSAMVGWINKHGHTKIKQFYLKGKKQSEVIAGKGELPLNTVSPAVATNGAEIYLAFQLKTEIPYGKQPILLAFSTKTPQNHHLSNHDDRTSIIFDFSSVAGPQDPASDGLIQMRRNHGIVGIIGWGLILPVGAIVARYLRHKDPLWFYLHSVIQFVGFAFTLGTVLLGIQLYNNMHAHIPAHRGIGIFVLVLTILQILAFFLRPNKDSKYRNLWNLYHSWSGRMALFFASLNIVLGMQAAGAGSDWKIGYGFLVSIIIIAIVVLEVLAYLKRSEKRSLHASFQMDSVPDPSFPNNFSKVSNVPIQAQAGYGI, from the exons ATGGTTGGTTCAAGCGCAATGGTGGGATGGATTAACAAGCATGGTCACACTAAAATCAAGCAGTTTTATCTAAAGGGTAAGAAGCAATCAGAAGTCATAGCAGGCAAAGGCGAACTACCTCTAAATACTGTGTCTCCTGCTGTTGCCACAAATGGAGCTGAAATTTATTTGGCATTTCAGCTTAAAACGGAGATTCCATATGGAAAGCAGCCGATTTTATTGGCCTTTAGTACTAAGACTCCACAAAATCACCACCTCTCAAACCATGATGACAGAACATCCATCATATTTGATTTTTCTTCAG TGGCAGGTCCACAAGATCCAGCATCAGATGGGTTGATTCAGATGAGGAGGAACCATGGAATAGTGGGAATAATAGGATGGGGACTAATCCTTCCAGTAGGGGCAATTGTTGCCAGATACTTGAGGCACAAAGATCCCCTTTGGTTTTATCTCCATTCAGTTATTCAGTTTGTTGGATTTGCATTTACACTAGGCACAGTCCTTCTTGGAATACAGCTCTACAACAACATGCATGCTCACATACCAGCTCACAGAGGAATAGGCATCTTTGTCCTTGTGCTAACTATTCTTCAG ATACTGGCCTTCTTCTTGAGGCCAAACAAGGATTCCAAGTATCGGAATCTTTGGAATTTGTACCACAGTTGGTCTGGAAGAATGGCACTTTTCTTTGCATCCTTGAACATAGTACTGGGAATGCAAGCGGCTGGGGCAGGGAGTGATTGGAAGATAGGTTATGGATTCCTTGTTAGTATCATAATCATTGCAATTGTGGTTTTGGAAGTATTGGCATATTTGAAAAGGTCAGAGAAGCGTTCACTTCATGCGAGTTTCCAAATGGACTCAGTTCCAGATCCTTCCTTTCCAAATAACTTTTCCAAAG TGTCAAATGTTCCCATTCAAGCACAAGCAGGCTATGGAATATGA
- the LOC107496229 gene encoding cytochrome b561 and DOMON domain-containing protein At3g61750 isoform X1, whose protein sequence is MRYTKNGDITTIILSAPYTVGWVGIGFSRNSSMVGSSAMVGWINKHGHTKIKQFYLKGKKQSEVIAGKGELPLNTVSPAVATNGAEIYLAFQLKTEIPYGKQPILLAFSTKTPQNHHLSNHDDRTSIIFDFSSVAGPQDPASDGLIQMRRNHGIVGIIGWGLILPVGAIVARYLRHKDPLWFYLHSVIQFVGFAFTLGTVLLGIQLYNNMHAHIPAHRGIGIFVLVLTILQILAFFLRPNKDSKYRNLWNLYHSWSGRMALFFASLNIVLGMQAAGAGSDWKIGYGFLVSIIIIAIVVLEVLAYLKRSEKRSLHASFQMDSVPDPSFPNNFSKVSNVPIQAQAGYGI, encoded by the exons ATGAGG TACACCAAGAATGGTGATATCACAACTATCATACTATCTGCTCCCTACACCGTTGGGTGGGTGGGAATTGGATTTTCCAGAAATAGTTCCATGGTTGGTTCAAGCGCAATGGTGGGATGGATTAACAAGCATGGTCACACTAAAATCAAGCAGTTTTATCTAAAGGGTAAGAAGCAATCAGAAGTCATAGCAGGCAAAGGCGAACTACCTCTAAATACTGTGTCTCCTGCTGTTGCCACAAATGGAGCTGAAATTTATTTGGCATTTCAGCTTAAAACGGAGATTCCATATGGAAAGCAGCCGATTTTATTGGCCTTTAGTACTAAGACTCCACAAAATCACCACCTCTCAAACCATGATGACAGAACATCCATCATATTTGATTTTTCTTCAG TGGCAGGTCCACAAGATCCAGCATCAGATGGGTTGATTCAGATGAGGAGGAACCATGGAATAGTGGGAATAATAGGATGGGGACTAATCCTTCCAGTAGGGGCAATTGTTGCCAGATACTTGAGGCACAAAGATCCCCTTTGGTTTTATCTCCATTCAGTTATTCAGTTTGTTGGATTTGCATTTACACTAGGCACAGTCCTTCTTGGAATACAGCTCTACAACAACATGCATGCTCACATACCAGCTCACAGAGGAATAGGCATCTTTGTCCTTGTGCTAACTATTCTTCAG ATACTGGCCTTCTTCTTGAGGCCAAACAAGGATTCCAAGTATCGGAATCTTTGGAATTTGTACCACAGTTGGTCTGGAAGAATGGCACTTTTCTTTGCATCCTTGAACATAGTACTGGGAATGCAAGCGGCTGGGGCAGGGAGTGATTGGAAGATAGGTTATGGATTCCTTGTTAGTATCATAATCATTGCAATTGTGGTTTTGGAAGTATTGGCATATTTGAAAAGGTCAGAGAAGCGTTCACTTCATGCGAGTTTCCAAATGGACTCAGTTCCAGATCCTTCCTTTCCAAATAACTTTTCCAAAG TGTCAAATGTTCCCATTCAAGCACAAGCAGGCTATGGAATATGA
- the LOC107496229 gene encoding cytochrome b561 and DOMON domain-containing protein At3g61750 isoform X2, whose product MRYTKNGDITTIILSAPYTVGWVGIGFSRNSSMVGSSAMVGWINKHGHTKIKQFYLKGKKQSEVIAGKGELPLNTVSPAVATNGAEIYLAFQLKTEIPYGKQPILLAFSTKTPQNHHLSNHDDRTSIIFDFSSGPQDPASDGLIQMRRNHGIVGIIGWGLILPVGAIVARYLRHKDPLWFYLHSVIQFVGFAFTLGTVLLGIQLYNNMHAHIPAHRGIGIFVLVLTILQILAFFLRPNKDSKYRNLWNLYHSWSGRMALFFASLNIVLGMQAAGAGSDWKIGYGFLVSIIIIAIVVLEVLAYLKRSEKRSLHASFQMDSVPDPSFPNNFSKVSNVPIQAQAGYGI is encoded by the exons ATGAGG TACACCAAGAATGGTGATATCACAACTATCATACTATCTGCTCCCTACACCGTTGGGTGGGTGGGAATTGGATTTTCCAGAAATAGTTCCATGGTTGGTTCAAGCGCAATGGTGGGATGGATTAACAAGCATGGTCACACTAAAATCAAGCAGTTTTATCTAAAGGGTAAGAAGCAATCAGAAGTCATAGCAGGCAAAGGCGAACTACCTCTAAATACTGTGTCTCCTGCTGTTGCCACAAATGGAGCTGAAATTTATTTGGCATTTCAGCTTAAAACGGAGATTCCATATGGAAAGCAGCCGATTTTATTGGCCTTTAGTACTAAGACTCCACAAAATCACCACCTCTCAAACCATGATGACAGAACATCCATCATATTTGATTTTTCTTCAG GTCCACAAGATCCAGCATCAGATGGGTTGATTCAGATGAGGAGGAACCATGGAATAGTGGGAATAATAGGATGGGGACTAATCCTTCCAGTAGGGGCAATTGTTGCCAGATACTTGAGGCACAAAGATCCCCTTTGGTTTTATCTCCATTCAGTTATTCAGTTTGTTGGATTTGCATTTACACTAGGCACAGTCCTTCTTGGAATACAGCTCTACAACAACATGCATGCTCACATACCAGCTCACAGAGGAATAGGCATCTTTGTCCTTGTGCTAACTATTCTTCAG ATACTGGCCTTCTTCTTGAGGCCAAACAAGGATTCCAAGTATCGGAATCTTTGGAATTTGTACCACAGTTGGTCTGGAAGAATGGCACTTTTCTTTGCATCCTTGAACATAGTACTGGGAATGCAAGCGGCTGGGGCAGGGAGTGATTGGAAGATAGGTTATGGATTCCTTGTTAGTATCATAATCATTGCAATTGTGGTTTTGGAAGTATTGGCATATTTGAAAAGGTCAGAGAAGCGTTCACTTCATGCGAGTTTCCAAATGGACTCAGTTCCAGATCCTTCCTTTCCAAATAACTTTTCCAAAG TGTCAAATGTTCCCATTCAAGCACAAGCAGGCTATGGAATATGA